Proteins from a single region of Verrucosispora sp. NA02020:
- a CDS encoding M14 family zinc carboxypeptidase, giving the protein MCAVTLFAPSSSAENVNANCGNLPGNRSDSGWTDYEQLGKRLDQIEATSNGRVAVDVIGTSHRGRDIYTARVGTGDRVLLITSEIHGNEKTGTEALLQMLKTLGSSGSPQAKMIRDNLTIVAVPKFNPDGAELNRRQNDFPWTEVVEKFPQLAGTNAPYYYSNGARGFDVNRDFSADLTAEPSPATRPSNETLPGMYLTNESRALRDLYVNLRDEFGKVHAYVDLHHMGPCNENIGTDQYVTVALDFPPLGSEVDGNPRYADWPLLDQDASRRHTLAAALGMMQHAGNGSGTGSPFFGGVSQYVHYQVSDGYSFDRDYAGQARSAFALNGSASVLFEVRGQSHAWGQKQKGQLTKAVEAGIVGIAERMADRSVDSLNGDDFYELPKYW; this is encoded by the coding sequence ATGTGTGCCGTAACCCTGTTCGCGCCGTCTTCGTCGGCGGAGAACGTGAACGCCAACTGCGGCAATCTCCCCGGTAATCGATCCGACTCCGGTTGGACCGACTACGAGCAGCTCGGCAAGCGCCTCGACCAGATCGAGGCGACCAGCAACGGCCGGGTCGCCGTCGACGTCATCGGCACGTCCCACCGGGGCCGGGACATCTACACCGCGCGGGTCGGCACCGGTGACCGCGTACTCCTGATCACGAGCGAGATCCACGGCAACGAGAAGACCGGCACCGAGGCCCTGCTCCAGATGCTCAAGACCCTCGGGTCCAGTGGGAGCCCGCAGGCCAAGATGATCCGGGACAACCTGACCATCGTCGCCGTTCCGAAGTTCAACCCCGACGGTGCGGAGCTGAACCGTCGGCAGAACGACTTCCCGTGGACCGAGGTGGTCGAGAAGTTCCCGCAGCTTGCCGGCACGAACGCGCCGTACTACTACAGCAACGGCGCACGCGGCTTCGACGTCAACCGGGACTTCAGCGCGGACCTGACGGCCGAGCCCTCGCCCGCGACGCGGCCCTCCAACGAGACGCTGCCCGGCATGTACCTGACCAACGAGTCCCGTGCCCTGCGTGACCTCTACGTCAACCTGCGCGACGAGTTCGGCAAGGTCCACGCCTACGTGGATCTGCACCACATGGGCCCGTGCAACGAGAACATCGGGACCGACCAGTACGTCACGGTGGCGCTGGACTTCCCGCCGCTCGGTTCGGAGGTCGACGGCAACCCGAGGTACGCCGACTGGCCGCTGCTCGACCAGGACGCCTCCCGTCGGCACACGCTGGCCGCCGCCCTCGGCATGATGCAGCACGCGGGCAACGGCTCCGGTACGGGCTCGCCGTTCTTCGGTGGGGTCAGCCAGTACGTCCACTACCAGGTGTCGGACGGCTACAGCTTCGACCGCGACTACGCCGGGCAGGCCCGGTCGGCGTTCGCCCTCAACGGCAGCGCGAGCGTCCTGTTCGAGGTGCGCGGCCAGTCCCACGCCTGGGGCCAGAAGCAGAAGGGTCAGCTGACCAAAGCCGTCGAGGCCGGCATCGTCGGCATCGCCGAGCGGATGGCGGACCGGTCGGTCGACAGCCTGAACGGTGACGACTTCTACGAGCTGCCGAAGTACTGGTAG
- a CDS encoding TetR/AcrR family transcriptional regulator, with amino-acid sequence MPAATIRARARAEMINEIKTIARRHLAAEGANLSLRAVARDMGMVSSAIYRYFPSRDELLTALILDGYQALGDAAEGADAEVTARTDLRGRWLAVCHAVRRWALAHPAEYALLFGSPVPGYAAPQETIVAASRTPTTLIRILLDGFTAGVLADPGPDELPGPVHADFAAVRDRLFAGLPETLLARGSVGWIHCFGAVSFELFGQLDGLITARDEYFDHQMRRMADLIGLP; translated from the coding sequence ATGCCTGCCGCCACCATCCGGGCCAGGGCCCGAGCCGAGATGATCAACGAGATCAAGACGATCGCCCGCCGCCACCTCGCCGCAGAGGGGGCGAACCTGTCCCTGCGTGCCGTCGCCCGGGACATGGGGATGGTCTCCTCGGCGATCTACCGCTACTTCCCGAGCCGCGACGAGCTGCTCACCGCGCTGATCCTCGACGGCTACCAGGCACTCGGCGACGCGGCCGAGGGGGCCGACGCCGAGGTCACCGCCCGCACCGACCTGCGCGGCCGATGGCTCGCCGTCTGTCATGCGGTACGCCGCTGGGCGCTGGCCCACCCGGCCGAGTACGCCCTGCTGTTCGGCAGTCCGGTCCCCGGGTACGCCGCACCGCAGGAGACCATCGTGGCGGCGTCCCGGACCCCGACCACCCTGATCCGGATCCTGCTCGACGGCTTCACGGCCGGCGTCCTGGCCGATCCGGGCCCGGACGAACTGCCCGGTCCGGTCCACGCCGACTTCGCCGCCGTGCGGGATCGACTCTTCGCCGGGCTGCCCGAAACCCTGCTGGCCAGGGGCTCCGTCGGCTGGATCCACTGCTTCGGTGCCGTCAGCTTCGAACTCTTCGGCCAGCTCGACGGCCTGATCACCGCACGGGACGAGTACTTCGACCACCAGATGCGCCGGATGGCCGACCTGATCGGCCTGCCCTGA
- a CDS encoding nucleotidyltransferase family protein: MDVTHPGPGAPVAGLVLAAGAGRRYGRPKALVEVHGRLLVERAVATLRAGGCDSVSVVLGADAESVGARADLTGAAVVVNPDWAGGMGSSLRAGLAAVMPTSAVAALVLLVDMPGITPEAVRRLVGLAAPQVLAMAGYQTGRGHPVLLGRAHWVGVAASAVGDVGARPYLRERVEQIRVVPVGDVADGGDIDTEADRVRFLAAGEAASA, from the coding sequence GTGGACGTGACGCATCCCGGGCCGGGTGCCCCGGTCGCCGGGCTGGTGCTCGCGGCGGGCGCGGGCCGACGCTACGGGCGACCGAAGGCGCTGGTGGAGGTGCACGGCCGGCTGCTGGTGGAGCGTGCGGTGGCCACCCTGCGTGCCGGCGGGTGCGACTCGGTGAGCGTGGTGCTCGGTGCCGACGCGGAGTCGGTGGGTGCTCGGGCCGATCTGACCGGGGCGGCGGTGGTCGTCAATCCGGACTGGGCCGGCGGGATGGGGTCGTCCCTGCGTGCCGGTCTCGCCGCGGTGATGCCTACCTCGGCGGTGGCCGCGCTGGTGCTCCTGGTCGACATGCCGGGCATCACCCCCGAGGCGGTACGCCGGCTCGTCGGTCTCGCCGCCCCGCAGGTGCTCGCGATGGCGGGCTACCAGACCGGGCGCGGTCATCCGGTCCTGCTCGGCCGGGCGCACTGGGTGGGCGTCGCCGCCTCGGCCGTCGGTGACGTGGGTGCCCGTCCCTACCTGCGCGAACGAGTCGAGCAGATCCGGGTCGTGCCCGTCGGCGACGTGGCCGACGGCGGTGACATCGACACCGAGGCCGACCGGGTCAGGTTCCTCGCCGCCGGGGAGGCGGCGAGCGCCTGA
- a CDS encoding NAD-dependent epimerase/dehydratase family protein produces MAVHLIVGAGMVGSTTARLLATRGEQVRIVSRSGRGPIHARIERIAADATDADRLSELAQGATAVYNCLNPAYHRWLTDWPPMADALLTAAERSGAPLVIAGCLYGYGEVSGPMTEQTPLAATHPKLRMRADMWRDALAAQRAGRLHAATEVRASDYLQAQSILTLFLGQPLLAGRRAVVPAPLDVPHTWTSINDVAAMLVTAATDERAWNRPWHVPSAAPMTIRQLTTRLTELAGVPAPKLTSIPAPVFRAAGLFAPMLREFQTTAYQFARPFVLDSSAAATTFGLRPQPIDEALREAITLLREAPGTSAGTAAPFPTAA; encoded by the coding sequence ATGGCCGTTCACCTGATCGTCGGCGCCGGCATGGTCGGCTCGACCACCGCGCGACTGCTCGCCACGCGTGGCGAGCAGGTCCGGATCGTCAGCCGGTCCGGGCGGGGCCCGATCCACGCCCGGATCGAGCGGATCGCCGCCGACGCCACGGACGCCGACCGGCTCAGCGAGCTCGCGCAGGGCGCCACCGCCGTCTACAACTGCCTCAATCCGGCCTACCACCGCTGGCTCACCGACTGGCCGCCGATGGCCGACGCGCTGCTCACCGCCGCCGAGCGGTCCGGCGCGCCACTGGTGATCGCCGGCTGCCTCTACGGGTACGGCGAGGTCAGCGGGCCGATGACCGAACAGACTCCGCTCGCCGCCACGCACCCCAAGCTACGGATGCGCGCCGACATGTGGCGCGACGCCCTCGCCGCCCAGCGCGCCGGGCGCCTGCACGCCGCGACCGAGGTACGCGCCAGCGACTACCTCCAGGCGCAGTCGATCCTCACCCTCTTCCTCGGTCAGCCGCTGCTCGCCGGACGCCGTGCCGTCGTCCCCGCCCCGCTCGACGTGCCGCACACCTGGACCTCGATCAACGACGTGGCGGCCATGCTGGTCACCGCCGCCACCGACGAGCGGGCCTGGAACCGCCCCTGGCACGTGCCCAGTGCGGCGCCGATGACGATCCGGCAGCTCACCACCCGCCTCACCGAGCTGGCCGGGGTGCCCGCGCCGAAGCTCACCAGCATTCCCGCACCGGTCTTCCGGGCCGCCGGTCTCTTCGCCCCGATGCTGCGCGAGTTCCAGACCACGGCATACCAGTTCGCGCGGCCGTTCGTGCTGGACTCCTCGGCCGCCGCCACCACGTTCGGGCTGCGTCCCCAGCCCATCGACGAGGCGCTGCGCGAGGCGATCACGCTGCTGCGCGAAGCACCGGGTACGAGCGCCGGCACCGCTGCGCCCTTCCCGACCGCCGCCTGA